The Ovis aries strain OAR_USU_Benz2616 breed Rambouillet chromosome 11, ARS-UI_Ramb_v3.0, whole genome shotgun sequence genome window below encodes:
- the SCPEP1 gene encoding retinoid-inducible serine carboxypeptidase isoform X2 produces MELASRRCPVPLLLLLLLLLLGLSTGAVISQPKENSNEVWGYLTVRKDAHMFWWLYYAASSYKNFTELPLIMWLQGGPGGSSTGFGNFEEIGPLDRNLQPRKTTWLQSASLLFVDNPVGAGFSYVDKADAYAKDLATVTSDMMFLLKVFFDDHKEFQSVPFYIFSESYGGKMAAGIALELQKAIQQGAIQCNFAGVALGDAWISPINSVLSWGPFLYSVSLLDDQGLAEVSQAAEEVLDALNKGLYQKATRLWEKTEMVIQQNTDEVNFYNILTKNSSMSAVASRLGFTQIHLVHLFQRHVRRLQQDPLSQLMNGPIRKKLRIIPDVCTWGGQASFVFLNMEGDFMKPVVSIVDELLEAGVNVTVYNGQLDLIVDTMGQESWMRELKWKELPKFNQLKWKPLHSDPKSSETSAFVKSYKNLAFYWILRAGHMVPSDQPETALKMMRLVTHQE; encoded by the exons ATGGAGCTGGCCTCGCGAAGGTGTCCcgtgccgctgctgctgctgctgctgctgctgcttttgggCCTGAGCACGG GAGCTGTCATCAGCCAGCCCAAGGAAAACAGCAACGAGGTCTGGGGTTATTTGACTGTCCGGAAGGATGCCCACATGTTCTGGTGGCTCTATTATGCCGCCAGCTCCTACAAGAACTTCACAGAGCTGCCCTTGATCATGTGGCTTCAG GGTGGTCCAGGTGGTTCCAGCACTGGCTTTGGAAACTTTGAGGAAATCGGGCCACTTGATAGGAATCTCCAACCACGAAAGACCACTTGG CTCCAGTCGGCCAGCCTCCTGTTTGTGGATAACCCCGTGGGCGCTGGATTCAGTTATGTGGACAAGGCTGATGCGTACGCCAAAGACCTGGCCACTGTGACTTCAGACATGATGTTTCTCCTCAAGGTCTTCTTTGATGACCACAAAGAATTCCAG AGTGTTCCATTCTACATTTTCTCAGAGTCTTATGGAGGAAAGATGGCTGCTGGCATTGCTCTAGAACTTCAGAAG GCTATTCAGCAAGGGGCCATCCAGTGCAACTTTGCCGGGGTTGCTCTGGGTGACGCTTGGATCTCTCCCATCA ATTCGGTGCTCTCCTGGGGACCTTTCCTGTACAGTGTG tctcttcTAGATGACCAAGGTCTGGCAGAGGTGTCTCAGGCTGCAGAGGAAGTCCTGGATGCCCTGAACAAGGGACTCTACCAAAAGGCCACCAGGCTCtgggagaaaacagaaatggTCATTCAGCAG AACACAGATGAGGTGAACTTCTATAACATCTTAACTAAGAACTCTTCTATGTCTGCAGTGGCGTCAAGGCTAGGATTCACCCAGATACACCTCG TTCACCTTTTCCAACGCCACGTGAGACGTCTGCAGCAGGATCCCTTAAGTCAGCTCATGAATGGTCCCATCAGGAAGAAGCTCAGAATTATTCCTGATGTTTGCACCTGGGGAG GCCAGGCCTCCTTCGTCTTCCTGAACATGGAGGGGGACTTCATGAAGCCGGTCGTCAGCATTGTGGACGAGCTGCTGGAAGCCGGGGTCAACGTGACCGTGTATAATGGACAGCTCGACCTCATCGTGGACACCATGG GTCAGGAGTCCTGGATGCGAGAACTGAAATGGAAAGAACTGCCCAAATTCAATCAGCTGAAGTGGAAGCCCCTGCACAGTGACCCCAAATCTTCAGAAACATCTGCCTTTGTGAAGTCCTACAAGAACCTGGCCTTCTACTGGATTCTCAGAGCTGGACACATG GTTCCTTCCGACCAACCGGAAACGGCCCTGAAAATGATGAGGCTGGTGACTCACCAAGAATAG
- the SCPEP1 gene encoding retinoid-inducible serine carboxypeptidase isoform X1, which produces MELASRRCPVPLLLLLLLLLLGLSTGAVISQPKENSNEVWGYLTVRKDAHMFWWLYYAASSYKNFTELPLIMWLQGGPGGSSTGFGNFEEIGPLDRNLQPRKTTWLQSASLLFVDNPVGAGFSYVDKADAYAKDLATVTSDMMFLLKVFFDDHKEFQSVPFYIFSESYGGKMAAGIALELQKAIQQGAIQCNFAGVALGDAWISPINSVLSWGPFLYSVSLLDDQGLAEVSQAAEEVLDALNKGLYQKATRLWEKTEMVIQQNTDEVNFYNILTKNSSMSAVASRLGFTQIHLVHLFQRHVRRLQQDPLSQLMNGPIRKKLRIIPDVCTWGGQASFVFLNMEGDFMKPVVSIVDELLEAGVNVTVYNGQLDLIVDTMGQESWMRELKWKELPKFNQLKWKPLHSDPKSSETSAFVKSYKNLAFYWILRAGHMVRVSVYGSGGGGSHMRWSHRCVGLGVFQGLW; this is translated from the exons ATGGAGCTGGCCTCGCGAAGGTGTCCcgtgccgctgctgctgctgctgctgctgctgcttttgggCCTGAGCACGG GAGCTGTCATCAGCCAGCCCAAGGAAAACAGCAACGAGGTCTGGGGTTATTTGACTGTCCGGAAGGATGCCCACATGTTCTGGTGGCTCTATTATGCCGCCAGCTCCTACAAGAACTTCACAGAGCTGCCCTTGATCATGTGGCTTCAG GGTGGTCCAGGTGGTTCCAGCACTGGCTTTGGAAACTTTGAGGAAATCGGGCCACTTGATAGGAATCTCCAACCACGAAAGACCACTTGG CTCCAGTCGGCCAGCCTCCTGTTTGTGGATAACCCCGTGGGCGCTGGATTCAGTTATGTGGACAAGGCTGATGCGTACGCCAAAGACCTGGCCACTGTGACTTCAGACATGATGTTTCTCCTCAAGGTCTTCTTTGATGACCACAAAGAATTCCAG AGTGTTCCATTCTACATTTTCTCAGAGTCTTATGGAGGAAAGATGGCTGCTGGCATTGCTCTAGAACTTCAGAAG GCTATTCAGCAAGGGGCCATCCAGTGCAACTTTGCCGGGGTTGCTCTGGGTGACGCTTGGATCTCTCCCATCA ATTCGGTGCTCTCCTGGGGACCTTTCCTGTACAGTGTG tctcttcTAGATGACCAAGGTCTGGCAGAGGTGTCTCAGGCTGCAGAGGAAGTCCTGGATGCCCTGAACAAGGGACTCTACCAAAAGGCCACCAGGCTCtgggagaaaacagaaatggTCATTCAGCAG AACACAGATGAGGTGAACTTCTATAACATCTTAACTAAGAACTCTTCTATGTCTGCAGTGGCGTCAAGGCTAGGATTCACCCAGATACACCTCG TTCACCTTTTCCAACGCCACGTGAGACGTCTGCAGCAGGATCCCTTAAGTCAGCTCATGAATGGTCCCATCAGGAAGAAGCTCAGAATTATTCCTGATGTTTGCACCTGGGGAG GCCAGGCCTCCTTCGTCTTCCTGAACATGGAGGGGGACTTCATGAAGCCGGTCGTCAGCATTGTGGACGAGCTGCTGGAAGCCGGGGTCAACGTGACCGTGTATAATGGACAGCTCGACCTCATCGTGGACACCATGG GTCAGGAGTCCTGGATGCGAGAACTGAAATGGAAAGAACTGCCCAAATTCAATCAGCTGAAGTGGAAGCCCCTGCACAGTGACCCCAAATCTTCAGAAACATCTGCCTTTGTGAAGTCCTACAAGAACCTGGCCTTCTACTGGATTCTCAGAGCTGGACACATGGTGAGAGTCAGCGTCTACGGCTCTGGGGGTGGCGGGAGCCACATGCGCTGGTCTCATAGGTGCGTGGGGCTTGGTGTGTTTCAGGGTCTCTGGTGA